From one Lycium ferocissimum isolate CSIRO_LF1 chromosome 5, AGI_CSIRO_Lferr_CH_V1, whole genome shotgun sequence genomic stretch:
- the LOC132057398 gene encoding cytochrome P450 76A1-like: MDWALNFYMLCSTIIFLLASTLLISQKILSSSKYKLPPGPNGLPIFGNMFDLAGSEPYKKIASLKDKYGPVLWLKIGSSMTTIVVQTAKSACELFKNHDVSFSDRNIVDVNLVHNFYQGSMALAPYGNYWRFLRRICTVEMFIHKRINETTSVRRKSRDEMLGWIEKKASRGGGVEGIEVTRYVFLASFNMLGNLILSKDLVANPESEQGSEFFNAMKGIMEWAGVPNISDIFPCLKMFDVQGLRKKMERDMGKAKEITCGFVKERIEEREKGEEKRSMKDLLDVLLDFEGTGKDEPAKLSEHEITMTIMEMFLAGTETTSSSIEWALTELLRHPQAMAKVKSEISQVIGPNKKFEECDIDRLPYMQAVLKESLRLHPPLPFLIPRKAIQDTKFMGHDIPKGTQVLVNVWAIGRDPECWDDPFEFKPERFLDSKVDVKGQHYELIPFGAGRRMCVGLPLGHRMMHFVFGSLLHEFDWELPHNVSPKAINMEESMGITARKKQPLKVIPKRA; encoded by the exons ATGGATTGGGCATTGAACTTTTACATGCTTTGTTCTACTATAATTTTCTTATTAGCTTCAACCCTCttaatttcccaaaaaatattatcttctTCTAAGTACAAGTTACCTCCAGGACCAAATGGATTGCCAATTTTTGGCAACATGTTTGATCTTGCTGGATCAGAGCCATACAAGAAAATTGCTAGTTTAAAAGACAAGTATGGTCCTGTTTTGTGGCTAAAAATTGGTTCCTCAATGACCACAATAGTTGTTCAAACAGCAAAATCAGCATGTGAGTTATTCAAGAACCATGATGTTTCATTTTCAGACAGGAACATAGTTGATGTCAATTTGGTACATAATTTCTATCAAGGGTCAATGGCTTTAGCCCCATATGGAAATTATTGGCGATTTTTGAGGCGGATTTGCACCGTGGAAATGTTTATACACAAAAGGATCAACGAGACGACAAGCGTTAGGCGAAAATCCAGGGATGAAATGCTTGGATGGATCGAAAAAAAGGCGAGCAGGGGAGGAGGAGTAGAGGGGATCGAGGTAACACGTTATGTGTTCCTCGCATCGTTTAATATGTTAGGTAACTTGATTCTGTCTAAGGACTTAGTGGCAAATCCAGAATCTGAACAGGGCTCGGAGTTTTTTAACGCGATGAAAGGGATCATGGAATGGGCCGGGGTTCCGAATATTTCAGACATATTTCCATGTCTTAAAATGTTTGATGTACAAGGtttaaggaagaaaatggaACGTGACATGGGAAAGGCTAAGGAAATTACTTGTGGATTTGTTAAAGAACGTATTGAAGAAAGGGAGAAGGGTGAAGAAAAGAGATCAATGAAAGATTTGTTGGATGTGTTGCTTGATTTTGAGGGCACTGGAAAAGATGAACCAGCTAAATTATCAGAACATGAGATCACAATGACTATAATG GAAATGTTTCTAGCTGGAACCGAGACAACTAGCAGCAGCATAGAGTGGGCATTGACTGAACTCTTGCGCCATCCACAAGCAATGGCTAAAGTCAAATCAGAAATTTCACAAGTAATTGGTCCTAATAAAAAGTTTGAAGAGTGTGACATAGATAGGTTACCCTATATGCAAGCCGTGCTAAAAGAATCACTACGCTTACATCCTCCACTCCCTTTCTTGATTCCAAGGAAAGCAATTCAAGACACAAAATTCATGGGGCACGACATACCAAAAGGGACTCAAGTACTCGTGAATGTCTGGGCAATTGGAAGAGATCCTGAATGTTGGGACGACCCTTTTGAGTTCAAGCCCGAGAGATTTCTTGACTCAAAAGTAGACGTTAAGGGGCAGCATTATGAGTTAATTCCATTTGGCGCGGGCAGAAGGATGTGTGTTGGCCTTCCTTTAGGTCATCGCATGATGCATTTCGTGTTTGGATCGTTGCTTCATGAATTTGATTGGGAACTTCCTCATAATGTTTCTCCTAAAGCCATTAACATGGAAGAGAGTATGGGAATTACTGCAAGGAAAAAACAACCTTTGAAAGTGATACCAAAAAGAGCTTGA
- the LOC132057396 gene encoding cytochrome P450 76A1, whose product MEWELNFYMLCSTIVFLLASTLLISQKILSSSKYELPPGPNGLPIFGNMFDLAGSEPYKKIASLKDKYGPVLWLKIGSSMNTIVVQTAKSACELFKNHDVSFSDRNIVDVNLVHNVYQGSMSLAPYGNYWRFLRRICTMEMFVHKRINETTTVRRKSMDKMLGWIEKKASSGGGGGVEGIEVTRYAFLASFNMLGNLILSKDLVTDPESEQGSEFFNAMKGIMEWAGVPNISDIFPCLKMFDLQGLRKKMERDMGKAKEITCGFVKERIEEREKREEKRSMKDLLDVLLDFEGSGKDEPAKLSEDQITMTIMEMFLAGTETTSTSIEWALTELLRHPQAMAKVKSEISQVIGPNKKFEECNIDSLLYMQAVLKESLRLHPPLPFLIPRKAIQDTKFMGHDVPKGTQVLVNVWAIGRDPECWDDPFEFKPERFLESKVDVKGQNYELIPFGAGRRMCVGLPLGHRMMHFVFGSLLHEFDWELPHNVSPNTINMEESMGLTARKKQPLEVIPKRV is encoded by the exons atggAGTGGGAATTGAACTTTTACATGCTTTGTTCTACTATAGTTTTCTTATTAGCTTCGACCCTCTTAATTTCCCAAAAGATATTATCTTCTTCTAAGTACGAGTTACCTCCAGGACCAAATGGATTGCCAATTTTTGGCAACATGTTTGATCTTGCTGGATCAGAGCCATACAAGAAAATTGCTAGTTTAAAAGACAAGTATGGTCCTGTTTTGTGGCTAAAAATTGGTTCCTCAATGAACACAATAGTTGTTCAAACAGCAAAATCAGCATGTGAGTTATTCAAGAACCATGATGTTTCATTTTCAGACAGGAACATAGTTGATGTCAATTTGGTACATAATGTCTATCAAGGGTCAATGTCTTTAGCCCCATATGGAAATTATTGGCGATTTTTGAGGCGGATTTGCACTATGGAAATGTTTGTACACAAAAGGATCAACGAGACAACAACCGTTAGGCGAAAATCCATGGATAAAATGCTCGGATGGATCGAAAAAAAGGCGAGTTCGGGTGGAGGAGGAGGAGTAGAGGGGATTGAGGTAACACGTTATGCGTTCCTCGCATCGTTTAATATGTTAGGTAACTTGATTCTGTCTAAGGACTTAGTGACGGATCCAGAATCTGAACAAGGGTCAGAGTTTTTTAACGCGATGAAAGGGATCATGGAGTGGGCCGGGGTTCCGAATATTTCGGACATATTTCCATGTCTTAAAATGTTTGATCTACAAGGtttaaggaagaaaatggaACGTGACATGGGAAAGGCTAAGGAAATTACTTGTGGATTTGTTAAAGAACGTATTGAAGAAAGGGAGAAGCGTGAAGAAAAGAGATCAATGAAAGATTTGTTGGATGTGTTGCTCGATTTTGAAGGTAGTGGAAAAGATGAACCAGCAAAATTATCAGAAGATCAGATCACAATGACTATAATG GAAATGTTTCTAGCTGGAACCGAGACAACTAGCACCAGCATAGAGTGGGCATTGACTGAACTCTTGCGCCATCCACAAGCTATGGCTAAAGTCAAATCAGAAATTTCACAAGTAATTGGTCCTAATAAAAAGTTTGAAGAGTGTAACATAGATAGTTTACTCTATATGCAAGCCGTGCTAAAAGAATCACTACGCTTACATCCTCCACTCCCTTTCTTGATTCCAAGGAAAGCAATTCAAGACACAAAATTCATGGGGCACGACGTACCAAAAGGGACTCAAGTACTTGTGAATGTCTGGGCAATTGGAAGAGATCCTGAATGTTGGGACGACCCTTTTGAGTTCAAGCCCGAGAGATTTCTTGAATCAAAAGTAGATGTTAAGGGGCAGAATTATGAGTTAATTCCATTTGGCGCGGGCAGAAGGATGTGCGTTGGCCTTCCTTTAGGTCATCGCATGATGCATTTCGTGTTTGGCTCGTTGCTTCATGAATTTGATTGGGAACTTCCTCATAATGTTTCTCCTAACACCATTAACATGGAAGAGAGTATGGGACTTACAGCAAGGAAAAAACAACCTCTGGAAGTGATACCAAAAAGAGTTTGA